Proteins encoded by one window of Lycium barbarum isolate Lr01 chromosome 11, ASM1917538v2, whole genome shotgun sequence:
- the LOC132620465 gene encoding G-type lectin S-receptor-like serine/threonine-protein kinase At4g27290, whose product MEKFLPLFLLCFLIFLQHVYGQGDKITTSQFIKDGEFIVSSDGTFELGFFSPVETSTSRYVGIWYKEISVITPVWVANRLAPLTNKTGVLKVIQPGLVVLHNDTNATVWSTNSTRSVKNPVAQLLNTGNFVVRDANDPNPENFLWQSFDYPSDTLIAGMKLGRDLVTGLERYLTSWKSNDDPAPGEYTYHCDPTGYPQDLMRKGPNVIYRAGPWNGLRWSGAPNMVNNSITSFGLVMNDREIYYKYELVNKSVVSSLVVKSNGNTMRMIWIAKTQGWVNYHSADADDCDTYKLCGAYGTCNVLSDPLCRCLDKFEPKHPDDWNRADWTRGCVRKRALNCTGDGFIKYTGVKLPDTRFSWFNETMNLDECRAVCLRNCSCMGYTNLDIRNGGSGCLLWIGELVDIRQLSQSGNDIYIRMSASDRDSAGSNSKGKKTIILAIALPLLFALILLGLGLCLILYKRKRRGNPVPTTMGRLGGRNNNNDNSNQSHHEDFELPLLNLFTLTNATDNFSSASKIGEGGFGQVYKGVLEGGQEVAVKRLSETSKQGLHEFKNEVNCIAKLQHRNLVKLLGCCIEGEEMMLVYEYLQNKSLDLYIFEEERSTLLDWPRRFNIINGIARGLMYLHQDSRLRIIHRDLKASNVLLDIEMNPKISDFGMARSFGGDETGANTRRVVGTYGYMSPEYAVDGIFSTKSDVFSYGVLVLEIVSGKKNRRFVHPDHHLNLLGHAWILHKDGRPLELVDPSLVDSCYISEVVRSIHVGLLCVQQNPEDRPSMSTVTNMLTNDGVLPPPKHPGFFTQRKIGDVDKFTWSTQTPSSINEVTITLLDAR is encoded by the exons ATGGAAAAATTTCTACCACTTTTCCTTCTCTGCTTCTTAATTTTTCTTCAACATGTTTATGGTCAAGGAGATAAAATAACTACATCTCAGTTCATCAAAGATGGTGAATTTATTGTTTCCTCTGATGGAACATTCGAGTTGGGATTCTTTAGTCCTGTAGAAACTTCTACAAGTCGCTATGTTGGTATATGGTACAAAGAAATCTCTGTTATTACTCCTGTTTGGGTTGCTAATAGACTAGCCCCACTTACAAATAAAACTGGGGTCTTGAAAGTCATTCAACCAGGTCTAGTTGTTCTTCATAATGATACAAATGCGACTGTTTGGTCGACAAATTCAACAAGATCTGTTAAAAATCCCGTTGCACAGTTACTAAACACGGGTAACTTTGTGGTGAGAGATGCAAACGACCCGAATCCGGAAAATTTCCTATGGCAAAGCTTTGATTATCCTAGTGATACTTTAATTGCAGGTATGAAACTTGGAAGGGATTTAGTGACTGGATTAGAAAGGTATCTTACTTCTTGGAAAAGTAATGATGATCCTGCTCCAGGGGAATATACTTACCATTGTGATCCTACTGGTTATCCACAAGACCTTATGAGAAAAGGGCCTAATGTGATTTATCGGGCCGGGCCATGGAATGGTCTAAGGTGGAGTGGTGCACCTAATATGGTTAACAATTCAATCACCTCTTTTGGGTTGGTAATGAATGATAGGGAAATTTATTATAAGTATGAGCTTGTGAACAAATCTGTTGTTTCATCTTTAGTAGTAAAGTCTAACGGGAACACTATGCGTATGATTTGGATTGCGAAGACTCAGGGTTGGGTTAATTACCACTCTGCTGATGCAGACGATTGTGACACGTACAAATTATGTGGTGCGTATGGGACTTGTAACGTTTTGAGTGATCCTTTGTGTCGATGTTTGGATAAATTCGAGCCAAAACATCCGGATGATTGGAATAGGGCTGACTGGACGAGAGGTTGTGTTAGAAAACGGGCACTGAATTGTACAGGAGATGGATTTATTAAGTATACTGGTGTTAAATTGCCCGATACACGATTTTCTTGGTTCAACGAGACCATGAACTTAGATGAATGCAGGGCGGTTTGTTTAAGAAATTGTTCGTGTATGGGTTATACTAATCTGGATATACGCAATGGAGGAAGCGGGTGCTTGTTATGGATTGGGGAGCTAGTTGACATCAGACAACTATCTCAATCAGGAAATGATATCTACATTAGGATGTCTGCTTCAGACAGAG ATTCTGCTGGATCAAATTCAAAGGGAAAGAAAACTATCATACTTGCAATAGCTTTGCCACTATTGTTTGCATTGATTCTGCTAGGTTTAGGTCTCTGCCTGATTCTTTATAAACGGAAAAGGAGAGGCAATCCAGTGCCCACTACAATGG GGAGATTAGGTGGTCGCAACAACAACAATGATAACAGTAATCAAAGTCACCATGAAGATTTTGAGCTACCACTTCTTAACTTGTTTACATTAACCAATGCTACCGACAACTTTTCATCCGCGAGCAAGATTGGAGAGGGTGGCTTTGGACAAGTTTACAAG GGTGTGTTAGAAGGGGGACAAGAAGTAGCAGTGAAGCGGCTTTCAGAAACATCAAAGCAAGGACTTCACGAGTTCAAGAATGAAGTTAACTGCATTGCTAAACTTCAGCATCGAAATCTCGTAAAGCTTTTGGGGTGCTGCATTGAAGGAGAAGAGATGATGCTGGTGTACGAATACTTGCAAAACAAAAGCCTGGATTTATATATATTTG AAGAGGAAAGGAGCACATTACTTGATTGGCCTAGGCGGTTCAACATTATTAATGGAATTGCTCGAGGACTGATGTATCTTCATCAAGATTCTAGGCTCAGAATCATCCACAGAGACTTGAAAGCTAGCAATGTCTTACTTGATATAGAAATGAACCCAAAGATATCAGATTTTGGGATGGCTAGAAGTTTCGGAGGAGATGAGACAGGAGCCAATACTCGCCGTGTTGTTGGAACATA TGGTTACATGTCCCCAGAATATGCAGTCGATGGGATATTCTCAACGAAATCAGATGTCTTTAGCTATGGGGTATTAGTACTAGAGATTGTGAGTGGAAAGAAGAATAGACGATTTGTTCATCCAGACCACCACCTCAACCTTCTTGGACAT GCATGGATACTACATAAAGATGGAAGACCATTGGAACTAGTTGATCCAAGTCTGGTAGACTCATGTTATATATCAGAAGTAGTAAGATCAATTCATGTGGGATTGTTATGTGTTCAACAAAATCCAGAGGACAGGCCAAGTATGTCTACTGTGACTAATATGCTGACCAATGATGGGGTTTTGCCACCACCTAAACATCCTGGATTCTTCACTCAAAGGAAAATTGGAGATGTTGATAAATTTACTTGGAGTACACAAACACCAAGTTCTATAAACGAAGTTACCATCACATTGTTGGATGCTCGATAG